The Kribbella shirazensis genomic interval GTCACCGCCACCGCGGGCGTCTCCCGTGGCCTGGTCTCGTACTACTTCGCCACCAAGGAACAGCTGGCCGCCGAGCTCCTGGACCGCTGGCTGGACGGCATCGCCGGCATCCTGACCATCCAGGGAACTCCTGATGAACGTCTGGCGGGGATCATCGACGGCGCGCTGCTGGCGGCCGCCACCACACTGCCGATCCAGCGGCTCGCGATCAGCCTGATGATGCAGCCCACCACGCACGACGTGTTCGCCCGCGTCGAGGCTGCCAAGTCCGCCCGGGTGTCCCTGGTCGAGGACGCCATCCGCGACGTGTTCGCGGCGCGCGGCGCCGCCGATCCGGCCGTCGAGGAGATGTTGCTCAGGGCAACACTGGAGGGCGTGACCGTGAAGCTGGCGATCTACCGTGAGACCTTCCCGCTGGAAGCGATCCGCCGCCGTCTGTACGCCGGTTACGACCTGCCCGCACCGACGTCCCCGCTCCCCTTCGCGTCACCCGCGGTCGACCGCCTGCGCGCCAAATGATCCCGGCGGGGTCCATTCGAAGATCCGGGTGCCGTTGCGCAGCGCGGCGGCGGGCGGCGTGATCCGCAGCAGGGCGTTCCGCAGGGTCTGACCGCGCGCACCTAGATGGGCACCGACCCGCGCTTGCTGCGCGGACCGGCTGACGATGCGGCGCGTACGCCGGTACCGCTGCGACTCGTACGCTCGCAGCCCCGCTGCCAGATCGCCCGCGGCGGGGATCACGAGTCCGAGCGTGACCGCGTCCTCGAGGGCCGAGTTCGCACCCTGCCCGAGCGTCGGCAGCATCGGATGCGCTGCGTCCCCGATCAGCACGGTCCGCCCGATCGTGTACCGCGGCAACGGCCGGTCCAGCACCCACACGTCGTGCCGGATCACCTCGCCCGTCGATTCGATCAGCGCTCGTACGTCGGGTGCCCACGTCGCGAAGTACTCGCGGACCGCTCGTCGTTCGTCCGCGACGAGGCGTCCGCTCGGCATCGCGACGTACCCGTACCAATAGACCTCGTCGGCACTGATCCGCAGCGCGCCGAACTCCGCACTCGGCCCCCACGTCATCGCGAACCGGTCGTCGAGGGTCGTGTCCGGCGTGGCCGCGCGCCAGCAACTGAATCCGCTGTAGCGCAACCCTGTGGAGAACAAGGCGCTCCGGGCGACGCTCCGGATCCCGTCCGCGGCGACCACCAGATCGGCCCGCGCGCTGTGCGTCCCGTCCGCCGACTCCCAGGTCACCCTCGCGCGCTCTCCACCCGCCACACCCGGCTCGACCGCGACGACTCGAGCACCCGTCACCAGTTCGGCCTGCTGTCCTTCGACCAGCGCCTGGTGCAGCCCGCGACGGTGGATCCCGATCATCCGGGTACCGGCGCCATCGGGTGCCTTGAGCAACCATTTCCCGTCCCAGCGCCGGGTCCCGGCCGCGCGTACGCCGT includes:
- a CDS encoding TetR family transcriptional regulator produces the protein MPRSATVNQELRERSRERILGAALEVFAAKGYEAASISDVTATAGVSRGLVSYYFATKEQLAAELLDRWLDGIAGILTIQGTPDERLAGIIDGALLAAATTLPIQRLAISLMMQPTTHDVFARVEAAKSARVSLVEDAIRDVFAARGAADPAVEEMLLRATLEGVTVKLAIYRETFPLEAIRRRLYAGYDLPAPTSPLPFASPAVDRLRAK
- a CDS encoding FAD-dependent monooxygenase, coding for MDNAIVIGGGIAGLAAAASLVRSGWDVRVLEAAPELGEIGAGLVVTVNGERAAELIGAAERIRRSGYGVRAAGTRRWDGKWLLKAPDGAGTRMIGIHRRGLHQALVEGQQAELVTGARVVAVEPGVAGGERARVTWESADGTHSARADLVVAADGIRSVARSALFSTGLRYSGFSCWRAATPDTTLDDRFAMTWGPSAEFGALRISADEVYWYGYVAMPSGRLVADERRAVREYFATWAPDVRALIESTGEVIRHDVWVLDRPLPRYTIGRTVLIGDAAHPMLPTLGQGANSALEDAVTLGLVIPAAGDLAAGLRAYESQRYRRTRRIVSRSAQQARVGAHLGARGQTLRNALLRITPPAAALRNGTRIFEWTPPGSFGAQAVDRG